The following are from one region of the Pseudazoarcus pumilus genome:
- a CDS encoding P-II family nitrogen regulator codes for MKFSVLVAILADDLEDKAIDVAKESGAGGVTILDARGIGAKEKKTFFGLTYEGSQSVLVFVLEKKLSLAVMKNLTRELDLKNDSRGVVFTIPLEHIAGIDTGQITLFEQKIKDDI; via the coding sequence GTGAAGTTTTCCGTACTCGTTGCGATCCTCGCTGACGATCTGGAGGACAAGGCCATCGACGTGGCCAAGGAATCCGGCGCGGGCGGCGTGACCATTCTCGATGCTCGCGGCATCGGGGCCAAAGAGAAGAAGACCTTCTTCGGGCTGACCTACGAGGGCAGCCAGTCGGTGCTCGTCTTCGTGCTGGAGAAGAAGCTCTCGCTGGCGGTGATGAAAAACCTCACGCGCGAGCTGGATCTGAAGAACGACAGCCGCGGCGTGGTGTTCACGATTCCGCTCGAGCACATCGCCGGCATCGACACGGGGCAGATCACGCTGTTCGAGCAGAAGATCAAGGACGACATCTGA
- a CDS encoding CBS domain-containing protein — MLVKDIMVREVATVSPLATIREAMQVMKDKGVKSLAVAKRHPHDAFGIITYNNILKAIVAEEGDIDLLNVYDVCAKPALTISRELEIKHAARLMVNFDIRRVLVTADNELVGIVTMSDIVGAIVEIADEIG; from the coding sequence ATGCTGGTCAAGGACATCATGGTGCGCGAGGTCGCCACCGTGTCGCCGCTGGCGACGATACGCGAGGCGATGCAGGTCATGAAGGACAAGGGCGTCAAGTCGCTGGCGGTGGCCAAGCGCCATCCGCACGACGCCTTCGGCATCATCACCTACAACAACATCCTCAAGGCCATCGTCGCCGAGGAGGGCGACATCGACCTGCTCAACGTCTATGACGTGTGCGCCAAGCCCGCGCTGACCATCTCGCGCGAGCTCGAGATCAAGCACGCGGCGCGACTGATGGTCAATTTCGACATCCGCCGCGTGCTGGTCACGGCCGACAACGAACTGGTCGGCATCGTCACGATGAGCGATATCGTCGGCGCCATCGTAGAGATCGCCGATGAGATCGGCTGA